ACAAAGCCCCAGGTACGACGTCCGACTTCCGTCTGGAAAGCGACCGCAAGCGTCACGCCCGCTGCCAGCAATAACCCGATCACTCGCAGAAACAGCGATTGATCCTCGAAATAATAAAAGGCCGTGATGCCTCCTGCGAGAATCAGCCCAGCGATTGCCAACTTAACCTTGTCCATCATCCAACTATCGATCCTGCCGATTTGGCAGGCCAGGAGGGTCTCGAACCCCCAACCTGCGGTTTTGGAGACCGCCGCTCTGCCAATTGAGCTACTGGCCTAAATTAATCATTATTGAGAAACGAGTAACGAGCGACGCAGGTTACC
This is a stretch of genomic DNA from Gammaproteobacteria bacterium. It encodes these proteins:
- the secE gene encoding preprotein translocase subunit SecE, translated to MMDKVKLAIAGLILAGGITAFYYFEDQSLFLRVIGLLLAAGVTLAVAFQTEVGRRTWGFVGEAQLEVKKVVRPTRKETLQTTAVVVGMVFVVALFLWLLDSTLLWLVEALTGQGS